One genomic region from Drosophila busckii strain San Diego stock center, stock number 13000-0081.31 chromosome 3R, ASM1175060v1, whole genome shotgun sequence encodes:
- the LOC108601278 gene encoding putative gustatory receptor 98a yields the protein MWHVPGDLHRVSLRFMQQFMRCILLLPPRRLVALKVTYTTCMCIYLAGMLRWKLNFSYTVTYDVVNNSVSRRIDLFNFGVLILSHGIISMELLWSKYNDQFEQQLQRFSHQLRVHLAHKLNLGRVKRHCWLIYCFMLTRNGLIIAMTLYNCIASTITLVILANCYSEVVIITRCSELTLHIVLILCCYKDLQQVAQQTMRSLERLDIDLAASLERLNALQALHVQLWKIQRDVENKFRRSLTAIIFKYFVDAFVLPYWIFVIVDRNYNAPYVLHCASEEFGRLLEISILCWCCAQCQQLQRCFSSQFYRLSRNRKLEQLNAALLRISVQLAQENFQLNVDGLIKVNNEFLGKFVFAVMSYLFICIQFRMNMSSTEVQ from the exons ATGTGGCATGTGCCGGGCGACTTGCACAGAGTCTCGTTGCGCTTTATGCAGCAGTTTATGCGTTGCATATTACTGTTGCCGCCACGCCGACTGGTTGCCCTGAAAGTGACTTACACCACGTGCATGTGCATCTATCTGGCGGGTATGCTGCGCTGGAAGCTAAACTTCAGTTACACCGTCACCTACGATGTGGTCAATAACAGCGTCTCGCGGCGCATAGACTTGTTCAACTTTGGCGTCTTGATACTATCGCATGGCATTATCAGCATGGAGCTGCTTTGGAGCAAGTACAACGAtcagtttgagcagcagctgcaacgatTTTCGCATCAGCTGCGCGTTCACTTGGCTCACAAGTTGAATCTGGGGCGCGTGAAAAGGCATTGCTGGCTCATCTATTGCTTCATGTTAACACGCAATGGGCTGATAATTGCTATGACACTGTACAATTGTATAGCCTCGACTATAACGCTGGTGATTCTGGCCAATTGCTATTCGGAGGTTGTAATTATCACACGCTGCAGCGAGCTGACACTGCATATTGTATTGATCCTGTGCTGCTACAAGGATCTGCAGCAGGTGGCACAGCAGACAATGCGGTCCTTGGAGCGTTTGGATATCGATCTGGCTGCATCGCTGGAGCGTCTGAATGCCTTGCAGGCACTGCACGTGCAATTGTGGAAGATTCAACGCGATGTGGAAAACAAATTCAGGCGCAGTCTGACTGCCATTATATTCAAATACTTTGTGGATGCTTTCGTACTGCCCTACTGGATATTTGTAATAGTCGACCGCAATTACAATGCGCCCTATGTGCTGC ATTGCGCTTCCGAAGAGTTTGGCAGACTGCTGGAAATCAGCATCCTCTGCTGGTGTTGTGCccaatgccagcagctgcagcgctgctttagCTCGCAGTTTTATCGGCTGTCAAGGAATCGTAAGCTGGAGCAGTTgaatgctgcgctgctgcgtaTCTCAGTGCAGCTGGCGCAGGAAAACTTTCAGCTCAACGTTGATGGGCTTATAAAAGTCAACAATGAGTTTTTGGGCAAG TTTGTCTTTGCCGTCATgagctatttgtttatttgcatacaatttcGCATGAACATGAGCAGCACTGAAGTgcagtaa
- the LOC108601277 gene encoding putative gustatory receptor 98a, giving the protein MWHRPNDLHNVSLRFMRRLMHWLLLLPPNSQWQMKVVYKIIFLAYLTFILNWRFSFNYMVIYDFCHDHFSRMLDLVNYVTLTATHAAITIEVLWLNRTEQIEQQLEHIRQLLLLQFGCKMNLARVRRYCNLNYMCLIVRLLALTAMTLYCNLNSNPSVLLYYGLYSELVLLMRLSEFNLYATLIMAFYMELHDISNCLRMELNWTRFRIWSARRTSLKRLCSLQQLHGLLWQVVRCIEDNFAWSLILLMLKYFVDTSVMPYWIYINIINDIDVSMVYYCITEDLCKLCGIILSCLICTRCALLQQQLRAMFHGLLTDRHSRQLNYRLLSISRQLSQECCQFSASGLLLINNETLGKFLFGMVTYIVICIQFRKALIAKTLTDAVVSTISVSQLP; this is encoded by the exons ATGTGGCACAGGCCGAACGACTTACACAACGTCTCGTTGCGCTTTATGCGCCGCTTGATgcattggctgctgttgctgccaccgaATTCACAATGGCAAATGAAAGTTgtctacaaaataatatttctcGCTTATCTAACGTTCATACTCAACTGGCGCTTCAGCTTTAACTATATGGTTATCTACGACTTTTGCCATGATCACTTCTCCCGCATGCTGGATCTGGTCAACTATGTAACATTAACTGCAACGCATGCTGCCATAACTATCGAAGTGCTTTGGCTGAATCGCACTGAGCagattgagcagcagctggagcataTAAGACAACTGCTGCTACTGCAGTTCGGTTGTAAAATGAATTTGGCCAGAGTACGTCGCTATTGCAACTTGAACTATATGTGCTTGATTGTTCGCCTCTTGGCCTTGACTGCCATGACTTTGTATTGTAATCTGAACTCCAATCCCTCTGTGCTGCTTTACTACGGTCTGTACTcggagctggtgctgctgatgCGTCTCAGCGAGTTCAACTTGTATGCAACGCTCATCATGGCGTTCTACATGGAGCTGCACGACATAAGCAACTGTCTGCGCATGGAGCTCAACTGGACGCGCTTTAGGATTTGGTCAGCACGTAGAACCAGCCTGAAGCGTCTctgcagcttgcagcagctgcatgggCTGCTGTGGCAAGTAGTGCGCTGCATTGAAGACAACTTTGCCTGGAGTCTAATACTGTTGATGCTCAAGTATTTTGTGGATACTTCAGTTATGCCCTACTGGATTTATATCAACATAATCAATGACATAGATGTATCCATGGTGTACT ATTGCATTACTGAAGATTTATGCAAGCTATGCGGCATTATTCTAAGCTGTCTTATTTGCACACGCTGCgctttgttgcagcagcagctgcgcgccATGTTCCATGGCCTGCTGACAGATCGTCACAGCAGGCAACTCAATTACCGTCTATTGAGCATATCCAGGCAATTGTCACAGGAGTGCTGTCAGTTCAGTGCTTCGGGCCTGCTCCTAATCAACAACGAAACATTGGGCAAg TTTCTTTTTGGCATGGTTACGTACATTGtcatttgcatacaatttcGCAAGGCTCTGATAGCCAAGACACTCACAGATGCCGTTGTGAGCACCATATCGGTGTCCCAGCTCCCATAG